Genomic segment of Seriola aureovittata isolate HTS-2021-v1 ecotype China chromosome 1, ASM2101889v1, whole genome shotgun sequence:
aatCCAAATTATTTCTTTACAGTAATTTACATAGTATGTTGATATGATAACACATTGTTCAGTTGTTATTTCACAGTACAAGTATCTATAAATTCAAACAATATTTCATTACAGATCAGTCACTGAATGGCTCCAACATCACACTGAAACATCAGCTCCTCCTGACTGTTGTGGAACTAACGACGCTGGACATAAGATTTCAGATGCACCTGAGTGATCTTTGTCCTTTCACCTGGACTCTTTGATTAACTTTACTTACCTTTGGATCCAGAAAATTGGAGACAAATTTTCTGGGTTGCGAAAGGCATCACAGGCCGAGCCACAGCCTGAGGATTCATGGCGATTAACGCTGATGTGGAGGATTGGGGTGGAGTTGGCAGTAATGACTCTGGAGAAAGGGCATGGCTCTTGCAGAGCCCCAGCGTGGATTCTGTGCAGCACCTTGAGACGGATAGGAGGAGGAGCGGGGGCGTGTCGTCTTTGGGAGCAGTCTTCATCGTAGTGAATGCAGCACTGGGCGCAGGTTTACTCAATTTCCCTGCAGCCTTCAATATGGCAGGAGGCGTAACTGCAGGAGTGATGCTTCAAATGGTGAGGAGAAGTGAAAACACCCCTTTATACAGGTCCTTTCCTGCAGAATGAGGCAGGTGTTCAGGACTAAAAGCTTTTACTGTAATGACATAAACTGGGCCGCAATCTACTTTAAATTTCAGTTGATTCGATTATTTTTTAGATACATCTATTCATCATTTGCtctgtaaaaccacaaaaaatacaataaatgccATTAGAAATGACTCAAGGCGATGTCTTTAAATGACGCACTAAGTCTGCCCACCATCTGAAACACAATTCAGTTTAACAGAGAGAAGGCAACAACTGTGGGTATTAAGGTCcttgaaaactgaaatattcatgACTAATTGTGCAACAAGCAGAGTTCAAGTTTTGGAGAAAAATCATTCTTAGTTGTTTGTTATTAAGAATTTTAGACTGAAAAATGTGGATTATTCCTATTTGTCAGGACTATGTTGTGGTTTCATCAGATTTGATGCCAACATTTGAAAACGACCCCACATTTATCAGACTGTAATTTATATGTTACTAAACCCTGATTGCTGCAAAGAAGAAGCTGACATCTTATTTCTACTACTGAGTGCCGCCCACTTCAACCCAGTGAGAAGagcacctgaaaaaaaaaatattgttttatatgatAAATGACTAAAGTTTGTGTCTAATTGTCTGAATGATAACCGATCCTGGCTTCAGTGTAAGCAGGTGCACAGTATTTACACATTAGTCTGCATTGAATTTTAGAATACATTCAAACTGTCTGCTGTTATCAGCTGTCATTTTTTCTTGTGACAGACATAAAACTGCTCTAGACAGTATAATGGGGAactataatgtgatgttttccatgtgtttgtgtttcagtgtatgCTGATCTTCATAATCAGCGGACTGGTGATTCTGGGCTACTGCTCCCAGGTTTGTGTCGCCTCAGGCCTGTCGCTGTCTGACTTCCTGGAAGTCTTCATCTCTTACTGTTACTGtagtttctctttatttctctcaccacatgctgcttttctctcacttcaatattttttcttcattagtGGTGAAACTATCAGAGCACTGTTCTTGTGTAATAGCTTTTTTGTCCTGCGGTTGTATTGCTGATGTAGTGCATTGCACAGAATCTCAGACTTTCACTTCCTGAATGGCTCAGACTTATGCTTACATGCTAAAACACATACAACATGCAAGTTTGAGTCAGTTTTACATTTAGATCTCTTCTTACTTAATAGATGATATTCATTTGGAGCCAGAAACATCTGCAgtgtatttcttttaaatacaaAAGTCTTTTTAGCTGTAGGATGAACTTTGTCTTGAGGCTTGTGGTACCATGAGAATTATTGACTTGAGTATGATTGAGTGTGCTCATGCTGCAGTTATAAAACCATTACTTTCTCATCAAGCATTCCTTAAACTGAAGATGGTTACAGTCTGTAAGGCAAGGCAaagcaagtttatttatatggcaCCATGCAgacacaaggcaattcaaagtgctttacagaggcatggGGTGTATTTCTTTATTCCAGTCCCTTTACTGCTGAATCCATTACACTTTTATCCTTTTATCCTGGTTTCTTCAGGTCAGTAACGAAAGCACCTATCAGGAGGTTGTTCGAGCCACTTGTGGGAAAGTCACAGGAGTCATATGTGAAGTAGCCATTGCTGTCTACACCTTTGGCACTTGCATTGCCTTCTTTATTGTCATTGGAGACCAGCTGGATCGCTGTAAGTATAGTCGCACTGAATCACCCAACAGCCACCCTTACCCTTGTATAGTTGTCATTACTTATTGTTCTTTCTCCTATATTTCCATGGACTCTGTCATTTTGCcctacatttgtgtgtttgaacaaaGGAAGATATCTAGTGTTAGTGCTGCTGAGCTTTAAAATAATACAAGGTAGTGCCATTATTGAAAAGGGCAAAGAGCATCAAGGATGACACCACTCAGCTTTTTCTCTCAGTAAATGTGTCCCTCATGTGATCCGCTCTTACATTTCCGTGCACTGAGACGCTGACAGAGTAGAATTCCTACTCCTGCCTGTTTCTGGAAATAGACTTTGACCTCCCACCTCATTCTGccttttgaaatgaatgaatgaatggagtGGCTGTGATGTTCATTAACTACTTTGCTAAATCTCTGCCATGTGTAAAGCAGTTTGGGGCTAATTCCCACCGTGGCACTTTGTAACATTTCTCCAGCATACACCACTGCCTCCCTCTCTACTTGTCTGTCCTTCTCAAAAACATttccctgttgttttttttttccagtgataGCAGCAGTGGCTCATGACACAGATAGTACCGGTGGCTTCTGGTACACTGACCGCAAATTTACCATTGTTGTTACTGCTGTCTTGGttattcttcctctctccatccccaAAGAGATTGGCTTTCAGAAGTATGCCAGGTACAAAGCTCTGTCGCTCTGTCTACTCACTCTGCTTATTTCCTCACTGAGGATTACTTTTACCTTCCATGGTAATCACGTCTGAGTTATCGTTCTTCATTGCAGTGCACTGAGTGTGATGGGAACCTGGTATGTTACCATCGTGGTCATTATAAAATACATCTGGCCAGATAAAGAGATGACTCCGGGCTATGGtcccaccaggtgagccacacACCCACTCACCATGACACTGCCCTTACTTTATGCAGCtaacagcttttcagaaacTTCTTACTAATTATTTGAGCATTGTCCGAAGACTCATTCAAGCAGAAGCATCTTCATCCTCGTCATCTTGCTTTGCTTGAGTCGCTAAATCACTGTGTTTGTTACAGTTCTGCTTCCTGGACTGCAGTTTTCAATGCAATGCCCACCATATGCTTTGG
This window contains:
- the slc38a7 gene encoding sodium-coupled neutral amino acid transporter 7 — protein: MAINADVEDWGGVGSNDSGERAWLLQSPSVDSVQHLETDRRRSGGVSSLGAVFIVVNAALGAGLLNFPAAFNMAGGVTAGVMLQMCMLIFIISGLVILGYCSQVSNESTYQEVVRATCGKVTGVICEVAIAVYTFGTCIAFFIVIGDQLDRLIAAVAHDTDSTGGFWYTDRKFTIVVTAVLVILPLSIPKEIGFQKYASALSVMGTWYVTIVVIIKYIWPDKEMTPGYGPTSSASWTAVFNAMPTICFGFQCHVSCVPVFNSMSRKEIRPWGLVVTLSMIICLFVYTGTGVCGFLTFGSNVSQDVLMSYPPDDIAVAIARAFIVICVITSYPILHFCGRAVIEGLWLRFQGEQVEVCVRREQRRRILQTLVWFVVTLILALFIPDIGRVISLIGGLAACFIFVFPGLCLMQAKLSETDSRTASWHGLVVFGVVMVTIGAFIFGLTTTNSIYQDINS